GTGCCGCCCACGGTGTTCTTCACGATCGTGATGTCACCGCGTTTGGCGTTCTGGAAGACCCACTGCGCATTCGCCGGGCTGAGGTTCAGGCAGCCGTGACTGGTGTTGCTGTAGCCCTGCGCACCGACCGACCACGGCGCCGAGTGGAAGAAGATACCGCTGTAGGACAGTCGCGTCGCGAAGTCCACCGGCGTCTTGTACCCGTCCGGCGAGTTGACCGCCACGCCGTAGGTCGAGGAATCCATGATGATCTTCTCGTGCCGGTCGGCGACGATGTAGATGCCGTTGTCGGTGGGCGTGCTGTCCTTGCCCATCGAGGTCGGCATGGTGCGGATCACCTGACCGTTCTGCTCGACCGTCACCTGCTTGGTGTTGTCGTCGGCGGTGAAGATCACGGCGTCGCCGATGGTGAAGAACGAGTGGATGTTGTCCTGCCCGAACAGACCGTTGCCGAGATCACGCCCATAGACGTTCACGTCGATGGTGACCTTCGTCCCCGGCGCCCAGAAATGCTCCGGCCGCCATCGCACCTCGCGATTGTTCACCCAGTAGAACGCGCCCTCCACCGGCGGCTCCGTGGTGATCTTGATCGCCGACTGCGCGGCCTTCCGATCGGGGATGTTCTCGTCGAACTGGACGGCCACCGGCTGGCCGATACCGACCACCTCGCCCTCGCCCGGGACCAGGTAGGGCTTGGTCTGATTACCGGGAGAACTGGTGGTGAAGCTCAGCGTCGCCGAGTTCGCGCCGCCGAGCCCGATCGCGTCGGCCTTCAATCGGTAGGTCTTGCCGTAGCCGAGCACCTCGGTGGTCTCCCACGACCGCCCGTCGGCGGCGAGCTTGCCCTCCACCGCCTTGCCCTGCGGGCTGACCAAGGTCACGTTGGTGAATTTGCCATCCTCCACCTTGAACGCCAGCGGGACGCCCGGCGAGACGCCGACCTCCCCGTCCTTCACCGGCGACAGCAGCTTGGGCTTGATCAGTTCCGTGATGGGGTTGCGGTCGATGGCCACCTGCGCCGCATCCTTGGCGTCGGACGCCGAACATCCCGTCGATGCCAGTGCGGCGACCGCGACGACGATCACCGGTCCCGCGATAGTGCGCAACCAACGTGCGGCCGGCTTGCGCTTGTGCCGACCTGGACCAACACTCATTTCAACCCCGTTTCAAAGTCTCCCGACCGCCACGCCGCTCACCCCGCCGCGTACGCGGGCGGTCGGAACCACAATCGGACATTCTGCCAGTGCGTCACGTTCGCGCCAATGTGAACACCTTGTCCGTCACTGCAGCGTTACCACCTGTAGATCACCCTGGCGATCCCCCGCGTTACCGGCGCGGGAGCGCATCGCATCACCGCCGGTCAGGGCACGATTTCACTTCTGCGGCCCTGGCCTGTTAAGGTTTGTCCCGCACCGGAACACGGAGCACGCGCCATTAGCTCAATTGGCAGAGCAGCTGACTCTTAATCAGCGGGTTCGGGGTTCGAGTCCCTGATGGCGCACAACACGAGAACCGTGCCCTTGCCGTATTCGTCGGCAAGGGCACGGTTTTTTCATCCCCGCGCGCCCAGCCGCCGTGACATGACCGTGACCTGGGCTTTTTCCCAGAAGCCCCAGTGGTCTCAATTCGGACAGCGGTACGCCCCCGAGGCGGCCGAAATCCAGCTATTCGGCCGAAAAGTTCTGTGATGTACAGCACAAGAGGTTTAGCAGCAAACTCCCAGCTTGGATAACGATTCGGCTACCGCGTCCTGGGCTTTCCAAGATCGACAGCATCTGCCATTCAAGATTCGTTCACCCTCTGTTAACCAAGCGTGACCATTCTGCAATCAGGTCACAAAGCGACCTGAAGTTTGGTCAGCCCGAGGAGTTGTAGACACCGATTCGGTAACGATCACACGGCAGGCAGTTGCCCGCCAGTGATCAGCGGAGCGGAATCCGGCAACGGACCCGCGAACCTACTTCCGCCCGTCTCTTCGCATCGAGGTGCGAAGTCCCGCGCGACACCGCGGCCGAGCCCCAGCGAGGGCGATCCGGCGCCGCACGAACCGCGTCGCGTTCCGGGGACGTGAACGTCCCCCACAACAAAACCACACAACAGCACATGGCCGTTTTCGGCGCGCGTCCACGAGCGTACGCCGCAGGATCCGTGCTGCCCAACTGCGGCCGGATCGAGTAAGTCCCCGATCAAGGAACCGAT
Above is a genomic segment from Nocardia sputorum containing:
- a CDS encoding L,D-transpeptidase, which encodes MSVGPGRHKRKPAARWLRTIAGPVIVVAVAALASTGCSASDAKDAAQVAIDRNPITELIKPKLLSPVKDGEVGVSPGVPLAFKVEDGKFTNVTLVSPQGKAVEGKLAADGRSWETTEVLGYGKTYRLKADAIGLGGANSATLSFTTSSPGNQTKPYLVPGEGEVVGIGQPVAVQFDENIPDRKAAQSAIKITTEPPVEGAFYWVNNREVRWRPEHFWAPGTKVTIDVNVYGRDLGNGLFGQDNIHSFFTIGDAVIFTADDNTKQVTVEQNGQVIRTMPTSMGKDSTPTDNGIYIVADRHEKIIMDSSTYGVAVNSPDGYKTPVDFATRLSYSGIFFHSAPWSVGAQGYSNTSHGCLNLSPANAQWVFQNAKRGDITIVKNTVGGTLSGVDGLGDWNIPWPVWKAGNADDNR